In one window of Zonotrichia albicollis isolate bZonAlb1 chromosome 35, bZonAlb1.hap1, whole genome shotgun sequence DNA:
- the LOC141726433 gene encoding olfactory receptor 14J1-like, with amino-acid sequence MSNSSSIRHFLLLPLADTRQLQLLHFCLLLGISLAALLGNGLIISAVACGHHLHTPMFFFLLNLALSDLGSICTTVPKAMHNSLWDTTNISYTGCAAQLFFFVFFISAEYFLLTVMCYDRYVSICKPLHYGTLLGSRACAHMTAAAWASGFLNALLHTANTFSLPLCHGNALCQFFCEIPQILKLSCSHSKLRELGLLAVTVFLVFGCFVFIIFSYVQIFRAVLRIPSEQGWHKAFSTCLPHLAVVSLFVSTGTFSYLKPPSISSPSLNLALSVLYSVVPPALNPLIYSLRNQELKAAVWRLMTGWF; translated from the coding sequence atgtccaacagcagctccatcaggcacttcctcctgctgccattggcagacacgcggcagctgcagctcctgcatttctgcctcttgctgggcatctccctggctgccctcctgggcaacggcctcatcatcagcgccgtagcctgcggccaccacctgcacacgcccatgttcttcttcctgctcaacctggccctcagcgacctgggctccatctgcaccactgtccccaaagccatgcacaattccctctgggacacaacgaacatctcctacacaggatgtgctgctcagctctttttctttgtgttcttcatctcagcagagtatttcctcctgactgtcatgtgctatgaccgctacgtgtccatctgcaaacccctgcactacgggaccctcctgggcagcagagcttgtgcccacatgacagcagctgcctgggccagtggctttctcaatgctctgctgcacacagccaacacattttccctgcccctgtgccatggcaatgccctgtgtcagttcttctgtgaaatcccacagatcctcaagctctcctgttCACACTCAAAACTCAGGGAACTGGGGCTTCTTGCTGTTACTGTCTTTTTggtatttggttgttttgtgttcattattttctcctatgtgcagatcttcagggctgtgctgaggatcccctcagAGCAGGGgtggcacaaagccttttccacctgcctccctcacctggccgtggtctcttTGTTTGTCAGCACCGGTACATtttcctacctgaagcccccctccatctcctccccatccctcaatctggccctgtcagttctgtactcagtggtgcctccagccctgaaccccctcatctacagcctgaggaaccaggaactcaaggctgcagtgtggagactgatgactggatggttttaG